Proteins encoded within one genomic window of Fragaria vesca subsp. vesca linkage group LG1, FraVesHawaii_1.0, whole genome shotgun sequence:
- the LOC101307733 gene encoding ankyrin repeat-containing protein At3g12360-like: protein MLTDSEELLKSAGVVREMLKICQRLLLQPNQSGDTALHLAARHGRAEIVEVLIQAAKDWHGDLEEGTSSTEGCHRFLIRRTNKEKNTALHEAVRFNHFDVVKKLTEEDPEFLYSANDAGETPLYIAAENRYRKSVFEILDTCTNPSYQGPDGLTALHIAASYGDEQITGRLLEKEKTLAVRVNEKGYTPLHFAAFFGYVSIVIQILECDNSTAYIGNINKLVPVHHAAMTGRVDVMEQLLLYCPDSFELVDRYGWNALHFAISSNKPNVEEFVRKDPWLSSVLLNSKDLRGNTPLHQIAESEKYNGLKFIRDSRVNKMLILSGRAISGKGLIDSGVRVGQRMAKKEGSGSDVDKKDGSGEVHAKRGDRKSEDSKDKEIKESHMVVSALIATVTFAAGFTVPGGYQSEKGPDQGLAVLSRNAAFKAFVIANTLAMSMSSCAVMIRFFLLVRRREFALGTVPRGAAIDLTMYALIAMVVAFLTGTYAVLGSHSSLGLAIAVTVLGCFFFFGYGAFLFLPAFATLRGCAATICERIHELFYQLLHGNFEKLVPKCKF from the exons ATGTTGACGGATTCTGAGGAATTGCTGAAATCAGCCGGGGTTGTAAGGGAGATGCTTAAAATTTGCCAGAGGCTACTGTTGCAGCCAAACCAGAGTGGTGATACTGCCTTACACTTGGCGGCAAGACACGGACGTGCTGAGATAGTTGAAGTTCTTATTCAGGCTGCGAAAGACTGGCACGGCGACCTCGAAGAAGGTACCTCATCAACAGAAGGATGCCACCGGTTTCTCATAAGAAGAACTAACAAGGAGAAAAACACAGCCTTGCATGAGGCAGTGCGGTTCAATCACTTTGATGTGGTTAAGAAATTGACTGAGGAAGACCCTGAGTTTTTGTACTCTGCTAATGATGCTGGCGAAACTCCACTCTACATTGCTGCCGAAAATCGATACCGCAAATCGGTTTTTGAAATCCTCGACACTTGCACGAATCCATCCTACCAAGGACCCGATGGTTTAACCGCTTTACACATTGCAGCTTCCTACGGTGACGAAC AAATAACGGGAAGACTACTAGAGAAGGAAAAGACGCTGGCAGTAAGAGTAAACGAAAAAGGATATACTCCACTTCATTTTGCTGCATTCTTTGGTTACGTTTCAATTGTGATACAAATACTGGAATGTGATAATTCCACTGCCTACATTGGCAACATTAACAAGTTGGTACCCGTTCATCATGCGGCTATGACAGGGCGTGTAGATGTAATGGAACAGCTTCTGCTCTACTGCCCTGACAGTTTTGAATTGGTGGACCGTTATGGTTGGAATGCCCTACATTTTGCAATTTCCAGTAATAAACCAAATGTAGAAGAGTTTGTTCGAAAAGATCCATGGCTTAGTAGCGTCCTTCTAAATAGCAAAGACCTTAGAGGGAACACGCCTCTGCATCAAATTGCTGAGTCTGAAAAATACAACGGCTTGAAGTTTATCCGTGATTCTAGAGTCAACAAGATG CTGATTCTAAGTGGAAG AGCAATCTCTGGCAAAGGTTTGATAGATTCTGGTGTAAGAGTAGGTCAACGAATGGCGAAAAAAGAGGGTAGTGGCAGTGACGTCGATAAAAAGGACGGTAGCGGTGAAGTCCATGCAAAGAGAGGTGACCGAAAGTCGGAAGACTCTAAAGACAAGGAAATAAAAGAATCTCATATGGTAGTGTCTGCACTCATAGCAACAGTAACCTTCGCAGCTGGTTTCACTGTGCCTGGTGGTTACCAAAGTGAAAAAGGGCCGGATCAAGGTTTAGCAGTTCTATCAAGAAACGCAGCTTTCAAGGCATTTGTGATAGCAAATACATTAGCAATGAGTATGTCCAGTTGTGCTGTCATGATACGCTTTTTTTTGTTGGTGAGAAGGCGAGAATTTGCCCTCGGAACCGTACCACGTGGGGCGGCGATAGATCTCACAATGTACGCCTTGATTGCAATGGTGGTTGCATTCCTAACCGGCACATACGCAGTATTAGGCAGTCATTCTTCATTGGGACTTGCGATTGCGGTTACCGTTCTTGGGTGCTTTTTCTTCTTTGGCTACGGTGCGTTCTTGTTTCTTCCGGCTTTTGCTACTTTGCGGGGTTGTGCGGCTACAATCTGCGAACGTATCCATGAACTCTTCTATCAACTCCTTCATGGCAACTTTGAGAAATTGGTACCTAAATGCAAGTTTTGA